One genomic window of Vicia villosa cultivar HV-30 ecotype Madison, WI unplaced genomic scaffold, Vvil1.0 ctg.001793F_1_1, whole genome shotgun sequence includes the following:
- the LOC131636606 gene encoding adenylate isopentenyltransferase-like: protein MPTTTPSFLSPNPQRYYYHQPIKFHHSLYTLYTPSSSTTITRTRPHWPRMEIASSRHRRKDKVLVIMGATGSGKSRLSVELANLFPCFEIINSDKIQVYKGLDITTNKIPFHQRNNVPHHLLGDIDPSHGEFSPSDFRRHAGDIISDITSRRKLPIIVGGSNSFIHALLVERFNPESKVFDEDSSSSSSSKTISSDLRYKCCFLWMDISFPVLSEYLLKRVDDMFDSGMVDELAEFYEPGSDNPDNRTGLRKAIGVPEFEHFFNQYPPGGLPIEDEVHNPMREGAYDEAVKAIKDNTCQLAKKQIGKILRLKRAGWDLKRLDATEAFRAVLTSDSHGGDGGGEEFSGVWKKQVLEPSVKIVKRFLME, encoded by the coding sequence ATGCCTACAACAACACCTTCATTTCTCTCACCAAACCCTCAACGTTATTATTATCACCAACCCATTAAATTTCACCACTCTTTATACACCCTCTACACTCCCTCCTCCTCCACCACCATCACCCGCACCAGGCCCCACTGGCCTCGCATGGAAATCGCCTCCTCCCGCCACCGCCGGAAAGACAAAGTCCTTGTCATCATGGGCGCCACCGGCTCCGGAAAATCCCGCCTCTCAGTAGAACTCGCCAACCTCTTCCCCTGCTTCGAAATAATCAACTCCGATAAAATACAAGTCTACAAAGGACTCGACATCACCACCAACAAGATCCCATTTCATCAACGCAACAACGTCCCACATCATCTCCTCGGCGATATCGATCCCTCCCACGGCGAGTTCTCCCCTTCAGATTTCCGCCGCCACGCCGGAGATATTATCTCCGATATAACTTCCCGAAGAAAGCTCCCCATTATCGTCGGAGGCTCCAACTCATTCATTCACGCTCTCCTCGTAGAACGATTCAACCCTGAGTCAAAAGTCTTCGATGAAgactcttcatcttcatcatcatcaaaaacaaTATCCTCGGATTTAAGGTACAAATGTTGTTTTCTCTGGATGGATATATCGTTTCCTGTGTTATCCGAATATTTGCTGAAACGGGTCGACGACATGTTTGACTCGGGAATGGTGGACGAGTTAGCTGAGTTCTACGAACCGGGTTCGGATAACCCGGATAACAGAACCGGGTTGAGAAAAGCTATCGGAGTACCCGAGTTCGAACATTTTTTCAATCAATATCCACCAGGTGGACTTCCCATTGAAGACGAAGTTCATAATCCAATGCGGGAAGGTGCATACGATGAAGCAGTGAAGGCGATTAAAGATAACACGTGTCAGCTAGCCAAGAAACAAATAGGGAAGATCCTACGGTTAAAACGAGCTGGGTGGGACCTAAAGAGACTTGACGCCACGGAGGCGTTTAGGGCGGTGCTGACGTCAGATTCTCACGGCGGTGATGGCGGAGGAGAGGAATTTTCCGGTGTATGGAAAAAACAAGTGTTGGAACCAAGCGTGAAGATTGTGAAGCGATTCTTGATGGAGTAG